In Hemitrygon akajei unplaced genomic scaffold, sHemAka1.3 Scf000124, whole genome shotgun sequence, the DNA window cgcttctgtccgccctatctgacagtctgactgcacgctatctttgcatttttaccatcagtcctatcccttcactccagttcccgtgcaccccaccccccaccaaattagttcagaccctccccaacagctctatcaaacctctctgtgagaatattgttctccctcgggtcgaggtgcgacccgtcccttttgagcaggtcattcctccaccagaacagatcccgatgatccaagaacctgaatccctgtccccagcaccatcttctcagccatgtttatctgtcaaattatcctgtttctaccctcaccagcacgtggcacaggcagcaatccagaaattacaaccctggaggtactgcttctaaactttctaccaagctctccaaatcctattttcaggacctctttgcttttacttccaatgtcattgtcacaaatttaccaaaatatctggctcttttccctccctctctaaaatgctgcggacacgattcgaggcatccctgaccctggcacccaggaggcaacataccattcgggtgtcccgttcacatcaatagattctcctgtctgttcccctgacgattcagtcccagatcacgaccactcccctcttctgcctctaacaacagtgagagatgctgatccggaagggggaagacctgcgtcaatcagagtctgcactcacagggcacatgaaggacttgtgtattttcctgacaatccctggcACCACACTGacacctgcttttattccctgcAATATTATCGTCAGTATTAGATTCCCAGCTCCTCTGGTAGATCCagactcatgtcctggtgtgttagtgcagtgttcctgggattggaacacagtggttcatttgccagtcccgtgtattggttgtattgtgaccctgtgctggtgttttcaggggtctgacatctccagctgacaatgtgacagtgatgcctcccagtcggtggggttgatgtggaataaacttcagttccccttcagcccagtagtacagacaatctttgcctcaaattggaactaaattgagcttcataaacaaggggaaatgaatctttgtaagttttacctcgattaatagcatcaagcgtttctctcagccctgttttcaacaaatagaggtgatcaaatttttcaaccggtagggtctcatctgtcactgacaattcctggacatcgtcattaatcctgtaaatattaaactgctggttataaattgctattctgaactattttacaaatccattcagggtttcagtaaagagcctgtcctaccttTTGTTCccacgagcttcctcctgaaataaataaaacacaaatcggattagacttggacttactgtccatatCCTGAATTtcttccaaatcattacaaggtgttgaaaattcccactcccacagtcactcacacacacggacaatacagaaccacggggtaacttacaaggaaagtttctgaatatcagaccattactgagaggatgaaacttacagggaagacaggacaggctgtgcgttatcatctggatatgacgtcaggctgataggatggaggaatttaagatcagtgatgtctgtgattgtgtgcgggtggaggaagtacctctatttatggggagactcgtggggagatgtaattccagatggattttaacaaattccactagaaatttagtgaggaggatgtggaactcagtgccacaggagtgattgaaatggaaaagcagagattgaatgtaatggggaggctggataaacacatgagggacctgagatttcggggcactgttgctggttgtggtgagtaggtgggtggaggattgtgaagcagggaaattgagaggagaaaatgggccgaatggcctggttatgttttgaacgattgaacattcatttgaatgttatccgtaaaagtaaagagacagtaatagtttccctaatctgatggaaaccggatacagaagataagtctgatgtgtgggtcaaattctttgttctcactgattgacaaagagaccctcacacccaccgcaccagatacactcacagcctgtgactggaaatcGGTGTTAATGAgggttttagaggatatttaatgtagagttaaggacacagtcagcagctctgtgttatgatcagagtaaataatttcagagaaatttgcattctgtcttgggatgtacagaagttgtggaagtccagttttgggacaatagacaataggtgcaggggtaggccattcggcccttctagccagtaccaccattcactgtgatcatggctgatcatacgcaatcggtaccccgttcctgccctctccccatatcccttgaccccgctatctatgagctctatctaactctctcttgaaagtatccagagacttggcctccactgccttctggggcagagcattccacatttccaccactctctgggtgaaaaagtttttctgcatcactgttctaaatggcctaccccttattcttaaactgtgacctctagttctggactcacccatcagcgggaacatgcttcctgcctccagcgtgtccaatcccttaataatcttattattatgggacaacaacaaccctgaatagttgtatcaattgtctggtgagaaacagtttactgccatttgtaaatgctgtgtgtaggagcaatgcatctgttttctgtccgcattgtattctgtgctatgtgtttattatggtaactcgtcacgtgattggggacgtggtaaaagcgaagggaaaaagttacgtatctactttgttctgggcagttttgagctggggtcgggcggatgtcattctgttcttgaccgctgtgttgcagcttactttacaatgaattaccctgaagtttcatcgtttccagattgtattttgctaatgaaggactgaaagcgtatcatggacattttgaaatgtcattattggagtgatgggagggcgcatcatgcaagtacaacaacttgtgtgaggtcgccagcagcgacaattgatttgttagaattggccgctgtacTGTGTTTATTTcgaatataccactgttcatttagtgccctttgacagaaacaaattgaaatataatccctcaccttgagaaacatcacactgtctttttgatccatctgttcctttaactttgagatttcctcctgaataatccttatattctcttgaaaagctagaagatttttctccattgggttgagaatcctcttctcttcttccctgagatccctgagtaagctctgctctttctcagtgataatctggtgcagttcagcaaactgggatgtgatgtgggactgaaggctgtgtgactgttcctgttgaatgaaaggtgaagattaacatactgcattgctgtgttttgtttccttttgtcattaagttcggtctattagagtccatgctacttctgagtgctttcccgtcaacaccattcattcacgttttcctgaaacctattctcacttattgacccataaactcccatctgattcacgCATACCCTCCGCTCCTTTGCagggttaacggtaattagccattcatccggcatgtccttgggatgtgtcggaatctctcgtggtcacagggggagcaggcaaactccacatagacagcaccaggggtcaggatcgaacccaggtcactggagctgcgatactcggctattctgcattaaatggagcaaaactcaacagtaatatcagaaattccgctcaggaagcctcacccgaactccggaaatcttctctttctgttgctgctccttttcctggaagtctgatttcttttttgtgagagagtctaaggaagattttagctgatcctggaagtcagagagtgaaggaaatagaaacaaagatgcatcaaaagaaacaggtgatcaaacccgattatcacacaaaatgccggaggaactcagtgagtcaggcagcatctattcaagggaaataaacagtcggtgtttcgggatgagacccttcatcagaccgGGAAGGAATGGCACAGAAACCAGAATAATAAgcttggggatgagaaccagctgacaggtgacgggtgagacaacgtgagggggaacgtgggggagggtgatgtggtaaactatgtatacctggctgactgctcctgtggctcctcccacagacccctgtataaaggtgattggaggcactgctcctccctcagtctccaggatgtcgtgtcgTGGTCTTTGCTGCTAAtagaagcctatcgttcgcctcctgtctccgagagttattgatggtgcatcaggtgatgaagtgagaagctgagaggggacaggtggaagaggtaaagtgctggagaagaaggaatctaattcgaaaggacaatcgaccatggaagaaacgggaggaactgggctgtttgcggccctgaaaggtgacgagggaggaggttaggagtcaggtgtagcacttgtcccgcttgcaggtgtcggttgcaggagggagatcagtggggaggagcgagtggatcagggcgatacaggacgtagagcgcgatccgtgtagagagcggagagttgcggggtgaggaggtggggtgtgggacggagagatgctagaatcccgttagagatggcggaagttgcagagagtgatgtgttagttatagaggctcgtgtgatggtatgtaggacaaaggaaatgtgttaagtgtTAAATTAACGTTcgtttttaccttgtagattttaacagcttctttaatcggcctgaagcggtgctctctgtgttcctccgccactgcacagatcacacagattagtgtcttgtccgtttcacaaaacagcttcagttcttcctcatgttcctcgcagtgacgtttactttccttccctttcggattcaggtttagatttcgaagtTTTTCAGCCaaatttgctaaggcccgattcaccctgagggtgcggtcagcaaactcctctctacattccgggcaggagtttctctcctccctttcccaacactgtgtgatacaagagcgacagaagttgtgcccACACTACAGTgataccggatcggtgaagaaatccaggcagacgggacaaatcacctcctcgctcaaactcgcGGTttctcctttcgaagccatgtcaactcccagcacttcctgattcagaatgctttcactttccgggagcagctgatcccctgcagtaccgcgattgtccactacgcgcgctgcagactcggggaatcaaacaacacacacacaatgctggtggaacacagcaggccaggcagcatctgtagggagaagcactgtcgacgtttcgggccgagccccttcatcaggacagctggtgtggtatactgcgtccggtcctcccggtgtggccttttatatattggtgagacccgacgcagactgggagaccgtttcgctgaacacctacgctctgtccgccagagaaagcaggatctcccagtggccacacattttaattccacgtcccattcccattctgatatgtctatacatggactcttctgctgtcaagatgaagccacattcaggttggaggaacaacacctgggtagccgcgaacctgatggcatgaacattgacttctctcacttctgttaatgcccctcctctccttcttaccccatccctgacatatttaattgtttgttttttttatctctctctgaccatcactctgcctgttctccatctccctctggtgatcccctccccctttctttctccctagacctcccgtcccatcatcctttcccttctccagctctgtatcccattgccaatcacctttccagctcttagcttcatcccaccccctccggtcttctcctatcatttcgcatttccccctccacctccccctcctactttcaaatctcttactatctctcctttcagttagtcctgatgaaggggctcggcccgaaacatcgacagtgcttctccctatagatgctgcctggcctgctgtgttccaccagcattttgtgtgtgttgtttgaatttccagcatcagcagatttcctcgtgtttgctcagggaatcaacatggttttgctggatgtgttcagtggaaattctggccctttctatgtttagtgtgggatcaacaacacattaaacgggcaacagataagaaaacgcggccatggactgtctaagcccggctacgagcggaggagggttggccgtatggccagcaaccccatctcttaaaaacctagagcgacaaaaacgtcagctgaatctccaaaggcctcatccctgcggtcggaaggaccttcccctggaagacgattgaagtcctgcgctgaaaggagaagctaTGTGTCCCCCCTGGGGTGGTTaactactacaataactgtgaggcaTCCTCAGCCAACCCAgccactccctgtccagtgtagaggatTCCTGTAGTCCCAATGGTGaccctgtagtctggaatgtgccagtcggcagcattcctgtacgactGGGCTTCGCAAACTTTTTTTTtatgccaaagaccaataccaataaccgtggaccccaggttgggaacccctgctctccggacatctcgatgtgatggcagggcaacaagtttcgagcgtctttccccgagttgatgatcttccagcagcactcgctgtccgttttcctgtgCGTCCtaggaacagcccgaggatcagtgagccttctgtcacgcagctgctgtggcacaggcccttgcatctttctccatagatcttcgccagcccacagtccgcaaagaggtgagtgaccgtcccgtctccactgcagtaatctcggagCAGCGCGCTGTGGgggtgatctccgggcatgcagcaaggatcagactgggaggggccctctcgtctccactgcagtaatctcggggcagcgcgctgtgggagtgatctccgggcatgcagcaaggatcagactgggagggcccctctcgccgccagacaggtgaggtcttggtgcctgttggtgagatctggtgaggaggcattctgccagatggtctggactgtctgctcagggaaccactccactgtgtccatccagtccttctcctgcagtaactgcaggacattccgtgctgaccactgtctggtgttcttgtggtcaaagctgctggtctgaaagaactgtcaccagtttcattaacacaaggttcacatggagaagcttcctgactgagacagacacagtctcacagggtatttaaaGGGTAGGGGCAGGACtgatgtttcccctggctgggcagtggaacgaGGGATCACTGACTCAAAATCCGaagtcacctcagcaggactgagatgaggagaaatttcctcaacacagtgcggtgaatatttggagttttctccacaagttttcttgaatcctttcgaaggcagagctgtagaGACTGGCGGaaattccgtgagatgtttcagctacacggagggcgcccggcctagccccgccgaggatcggggcctgttgtctggagttgtctcccagacccgtcccttcctgctgggagacgggagctggcccgcagcggctgccggtgGATCTCcagagctctcaccgctcccctgtgcaatccgaacggctgaaaaccaagggagaacaaggcgcaaaggtaaactcgtgctttagaaaataagtaacatgagcaggcctggccactcggcccgttgcacctgttccaccctttcctcagcattgtcctttttaaatctttttattgattttaaacaaacacaaaaatgaaacatgaatacaaagagcttgagagtacataattaataggtgaaggtataaatacaaatagatgataataacctcccaaactcatagtggttacaaaaaatggagaaaataagaaatcctccccccaaaaaaatgaaaaaaatcctaaccgacatgggccattgcattatatcaattatacacagtagcgtcaataactccgcacctccatccaaataattaaggacaataaaagtaaggtttagggaaagtcagtttagctgatatgaaaatgttgaataaatggtctccaagtttcttcaaatttaactgaagggacaaagacaacacttgtaattttttctaaactcgaacaagaaatagtttgagaaaaccactgaaatatagttggaggattaatttctttccagttcaataggatagatcttctagccattaatgtaacaaatgcaatcatccgccgggctgaggggggataaacgactattatccaccattggtaaaccgaaaattgcagtaataggatgcggtagcaatttgatattcagaactgttgaaataataccaaaaacatctttccattaattttgcaaacaggggcaagtccagaacatgtgggtcaatgaaacgacttcagaatgacatctgtcactggttggattaacataagaagaaaatcgagcgagtttatccttggacatgtgagccctatgaacaaccttaaattgtattaggcatgtttagcacaaatagaagaagaattgactaattgtaaaattttctcccactgctctgtgggtataagacagtgaagttctttttcccattccttctttattatttaaaattttctcccactgctctgtgggtataagacagtgaagttctttttcccattccttctttattatttctgatattcctggctgtattttcatgatcatatgataaattatggctacttaacccttctggcaaggattcagagctagaattttttctgtaatgtccattggacataatttcagaaaatactaacattcaagaaatttctaacttgcaagtatctaaaaaaaaattgagttttcggctggatagctgttcaaatggcataaaactgttatctaaaaatagatgacgaaaacatgttataccttttgttttccataacacaaaggcttagtccataaaagagggctggaaaaagaagttagatataatagggcttgattattcaagccaaagaatttacgaaattgaaaccatattcttaatgtatgtttaactacaggattagttatttgtttattcggtttagataaagcaaaaggaagcgaagatcttaaaatagaaaacaataagaagtcttgtacagatttacactccaaatttacccattgtgggcaaggtactatgaccgattcttgtgtccaaaatattaaatattgaatattaactgcccaactGTAAAATCTCAGGtctggcaaagcaaaaccaccttccttcttaggcttctgtaaatattttttacttaatctaggatttttattctgccacacatacgaggatattttggagtcaataatatcaaaaaaagatttaggaataaaaattggtaatgtttggaataaatataaaaatttgggtaacactatcatcttgatagtattaatttgaccaaccaatgacagagataatggggaccacctggtaacaagttgcttgatttgttcaattaaaggtaaaaaattaattttaaataaacccttatgttccttggtaattttaatacccaaataagtgaaatgatctgtgacagcttaaatggtaagtgtttataaattggaacttgcatacttattggaaataattcactcttattaaaattcagttggtagccagaaaagctactaaactgagcaagcaaggatgaaatatcaggaatagatctctcagggtcagatatgtatagtaacaaatcatcagcatataatgataacttataagtcccttacccacctaATATataaattctgcaacgtattaaataaatatagccattcaactcaATCAAacactttttcagcatctaaggaaatgacattctggtattttagatgaagaagtataaattatattaattaattttctaatgttaaaagatgaataacagtttttaataaatccggtctgatcttcagagataatttgaggtaatacattttctaatctgttggccaaaattttggtaaaaatcttagaatccgtattcagcaaggatattggccgataggatgcacattcagtggggtctttatcttttttaagaattggagaaatggaggcatcataaaaagattgtggttatttacctacagttaatgcatctttaaaaattttacaaatccaaggagcgagtatagaagaaaaggattttaaacatTCAGAAGTATAACCGTCTGGACCAGGGACTtttcctgaattcattgaaattgggtgtgggttcccctttccagaccctgcccagggacttgggccactcctcagggttatatatggaacctctcggacagggacagggagtgggttcccctttccagaccctaaccggggacttgcctgcactcctcagggttatatatgcaACCTCTCGGGCAAGGACAGGGTGtaggttcccctttccagaccctgaccggtgacttgtaccactcctcagggttatttatggaacctcacggacagggacagggagtggtttcccctttccagaccctgaccggtGACTTGCCTGCacacctcagggttatatatggaacctctcggacagggatagggagtgggttcccctttccagaccctgaccggtGACTTGCCTGCacacctcagggttatatatggaacctctcggacagggacagggagtgggttccactttccagaccctgcccggggacttgtgccactcctcagggttatatat includes these proteins:
- the LOC140723670 gene encoding E3 ubiquitin-protein ligase TRIM62-like, with amino-acid sequence MASKGETASLSEEDQLKSSLDSLTKKKSDFQEKEQQQKEKISGVREQSHSLQSHITSQFAELHQIITEKEQSLLRDLREEEKRILNPMEKNLLAFQENIRIIQEEISKLKEQMDQKDSVMFLKEEARGNKRINDDVQELSVTDETLPVEKFDHLYLLKTGLRETLDAINRVSKNERRSHGNTKFFQGSTGRSEGGCFPCPAENPCGDICFCRIKEFLEVVTN